Proteins from a genomic interval of Rosa chinensis cultivar Old Blush chromosome 2, RchiOBHm-V2, whole genome shotgun sequence:
- the LOC112186791 gene encoding senescence-associated carboxylesterase 101 isoform X1 produces the protein MPESFKMPIKNRFSSGLESGNLVVNSDPVHQAWCAIEQQRQINPNAEPSLYNEIQPENPIIIAFGTPPGSLQGQEGLVSSKDFAHFEFLCNKSNPVFCINEAAIKLFQSHYSDLLVLKNKLVENSTGKTPPLIIITGQSVGGIIATLFTLWLLEGLNLLKAKRPFCITFGSPLVGDEHLQKCVLEFSTWKYCFLHIVSNQDHTPKIFMSQNTTGAYKPFGTFLLCSASGCACSEDLDFVLEQFATTNSHRAQTQDPNLGFPYGQILEDLKRKALCNVFKSIGTERGPLEASMITQLLAIGAVSPQSCMDIDNLVGKMKRHETKLLIQKLKNSDSDNKFNDVKIHMAYLEWYKKESKDKGYGYYDMYRKKEKPADVKVNEYKKKLMNYWEDSVTEIENRPQLEEEAYLRLRWLYGGTTYRRMVEPLHIADYYKDGGENYQTEDGKRPKHFTLLEKLHQEKQEQEEKKKEQEKKKKQETQKQEEKPESGPSKSKRKNVGSSLNDDSCFWARVEEALILLKKGGLTTDDKGKLKEFEDYVWIALKNYAVSPEIFLKKSSFMKWWNEYKEIVESSSSLSHFMKNGGPKEYEEGKFT, from the exons ATGCCAGAAAGCTTTAAGATGCCCATAAAAAACCG GTTTAGCAGCGGCTTAGAATCGGGGAATCTTGTGGTGAACTCTGATCCAGTACACCAGGCATGGTGTGCTATTGAGCAACAAAGACAGATTAATCCAAATGCAGAGCCATCCTTGTACAATGAAATCCAACCAGAAAATCCAATCATCATAGCTTTTGGCACTCCACCTGGCTCTCTTCAGGGACAAGAAGGCTTGGTTTCATCAAAAGATTTTGCTCACTTTGAATTTTTGTGCAACAAAAGCAATCCAGTTTTCTGCATCAATGAAGCAGCAATCAAACTATTTCAGTCACATTATAGTGACCTCCTCGTTCTGAAAAATAAG CTGGTAGAGAATAGCACGGGCAAAACCCCACCATTAATAATCATCACTGGACAATCTGTGGGAGGTATTATAGCTACACTCTTCACCTTATGGTTGCTAGAAGGCCTCAACTTGTTGAAAGCCAAACGCCCCTTTTGCATTACTTTCGGTTCTCCCCTTGTTGGCGATGAACACCTTCAAAAATGTGTGTTAGAATTCTCAACTTGGAAATATTGCTTCTTGCATATAGTCTCCAACCAAGATCATACTCCTAAAATCTTCATGTCCCAAAATACAACTGGTGCTTATAAGCCATTTGGGACATTCTTATTATGCTCGGCTTCGGGTTGTGCTTGCTCTGAGGACCTGGATTTCGTTTTGGAACAATTTGCGACAACCAATTCTCACAGAGCTCAAACTCAAGATCCTAATTTGGGGTTCCCCTATGGACAAATTTTGGAGGATCTCAAGCGCAAGGCATTATGTAATGTTTTCAAGTCCATTGGGACGGAAAGAGGTCCACTTGAAGCTAGCATGATCACACAACTCCTAGCAATTGGAGCAGTCTCACCG CAGTCCTGTATGGATATCGACAATCTGGTTGGGAAGATGAAAAGACATGAAACAAAGTTATTAATTCAGAAGTTGAAGAATTCGGATTCTGACAACAAGTTTAATGATGTTAAAATTCACATGGCCTACTTGGAGTGGTACAAGAAGGAGTCCAAAGATAAAGGTTATGGATACTATGACATGTACAGAAAGAAGGAGAAGCCAGCTGACGTTAAGGTTAACGAGTATAAGAAGAAACTCATGAATTACTGGGAGGACTCTGTCACAGAAATAGAGAACAGGCCTCAGTTAGAAGAAGAAGCTTACTTGCGGCTTCGTTGGCTTTATGGAGGCACAACCTACAGGAGGATGGTTGAACCACTTCACATTGCAGACTATTATAAGGATGGTGGGGAAAATTACCAAACCGAGGATGGGAAAAGGCCTAAACATTTTACTCTGTTGGAGAAATTGCATCAGGAGAAGCAGGagcaagaagagaagaagaaggagcaagaaaagaagaagaagcaggaaacacagaaacaagaagaaaaaccagaaTCTGGCCCAAGCAAATCCAAAAGAAAGAACGTGGGTTCTAGTTTGAATGATGATTCTTGTTTTTGGGCACGTGTTGAGGAAGCTCTCATCTTGTTGAAGAAGGGAGGACTAACTACTGATGACAAAGGGAAGTTGAAAGAGTTTGAGGACTATGTGTGGATTGCTCTCAAGAATTATGCAGTGTCACCTGAGATTTTCTTGAAGAAGAGCAGTTTTATGAAATGGTGGAATGAGTATAAAGAAATTGTTGAAAGCTCCTCATCGCTCTCGCACTTCATGAAAAATGGTGGTCCCAAAGAGTACGAGGAAGGGAAGTTTACCTAG
- the LOC121051357 gene encoding formin-like protein 3: protein MCQKLAKTLEIIPPSKQNNSSDDNNPLFGLILLPAALVATAAGSAGDLGGAIISSFEAAATSAAAVAAADVLQEILKHKKNETPPGKRNCTCSSGGKEPSPVRTSPAPPSPIKPSTPPTQGRSPPSPPLKRTPPSPPPLKRAPPPPPPPLEEVEGETPAPSPQDDNLLAPSPFIDAPFPSPLASAPAPSPLANAPAPIVGGGSGGSKSKAGGGGTILGGNIGKIISDMGSHKTRENLNTKGTPYPHQCRCPKSSKTSATPPSPIKPSTPPAQRRSPPSSPLKKAPPPLLASKKAPAPPPPPAPAPQDDNDVAPAPAPQDDNTPVADCITLCDQRCAFHQNKKVCTDVCMICCDRCNCVPPGPSNRNKETCGLCYTQVLIQEYKYNCP from the exons ATGTGCCAAAAGTTGGCGAAAACTCTTGAAATAATA CCACCTTCAAAACAGAATAATTCTTCAGACGACAACAACCCTTTGTTTGGCTTGATCCTTCTACCTGCCGCTCTCGTTGCCACTGCTGCTGGCTCTGCCGGCGACCTTGGTGGCGCTATCATATCTAGCTTCGAAGCTGCAGCTACCTCTGCAGCTGCCGTTGCAGCTGCAGATGTGCTCCAAGAAATTTTAAAacataagaaaaatgaaacacCTCCCGGTAAGCGTAATTGCACGTGCTCGTCAGGTGGGAAGGAACCTTCTCCAGTTAGGACCTCCCCTGCTCCACCATCTCCAATCAAACCTTCGACTCCACCAACTCAAGGAAGGTCACCACCTTCGCCACCTCTGAAAAGGACACCACCATCTCCGCCACCTTTAAAAAGGgcaccaccacctccaccaccaccacttgaGGAAGTAGAGGGAGAGACACCAGCTCCCTCACCTCAAGATGACAACTTATTGGCTCCATCCCCTTTTATAGACGCACCATTTCCTTCACCTCTGGCAAGCGCACCCGCTCCTTCACCTCTGGCAAATGCACCCGCTCCTATTGTAGGCGGTGGCAGTGGTGGATCCAAATCCAAAGCAGGAGGCGGAGGGACTATCCTTGGCGGTAATATTGGAAAAATCATCTCAGACATGGGTAGTCATAAGACCCGTGAAAATTTAAACACTAAGGGAACGCCTTATCCACATCAGTGCAGGTGCCCAAAATCTTCTAAGACCTCCGCCACTCCACCATCTCCAATCAAACCCTCGACTCCACCAGCTCAAAGAAGGTCACCACCTTCGTCACCTCTGAAAAAGGCACCACCACCTCTCCTAGCTTCAAAAAAGGCACCAgcaccaccacctccaccagCTCCAGCACCTCAAGATGACAATGATGTGGCACCAGCTCCTGCACCTCAAGATGACAACACTCCTGTTGCAGATTGCATAACGTTATGTGATCAGAGGTGTGCGTTTCATCAAAATAAGAAAGTGTGCACGGATGTGTGCATGATTTGTTGTGACCGCTGCAATTGTGTTCCACCTGGACCTTCTAACCGCAACAAGGAAACATGTGGCCTCTGCTACACTCAAGTACTTATCCAAGAATACAAGTACAATTGCCCTTAA
- the LOC112186790 gene encoding GPI ethanolamine phosphate transferase 1 produces MGGREVEESSRSRKVVNLSVRRKWLKTKEKWLVVVGVVLHAVYMLSIFDIYFKSPIVHGMDLVSPRFPAPAKRLVLLVADGLRADKFFESDAAGKFRAPFLRSVIKERGRWGVSHARPPTESRPGHVAIIAGFYEDPSAVTKGWKANPVEFDSVFNRSRHTFSYGSPDIVPIFCAALPHTTWNSYPHDFEDFATDASFLDEWSFDQFQSLMNRSKEDPKLNELLLQDNLVVFLHLLGCDSNGHAHRPFSSIYLNNVAVVDSIAERVYNLLEDYYKDNRTAYVFTADHGMHDKGSHGDGHPSNTDTPLVVWGAGVEHPKPISSSSHGDGHSDCGTRFVDDHMHDTPTPKEWGLHGIERVDVNQADIAPLMSTLLGLPCPVNSVGSLPLDYIDMKKTDEVEAVLANTKQVLNQFIRKSQTKEATSLYFKPFKPLGHYSSLLDQIEDHISNGDYEAARKLSENLRDLALQGLHYFQTYDWLMLMTIIILGYIGWMTYIVLHVLQSYTSLAGDILTKEQADHRTDNTRKVQLCGCLFLGLLSIILFMEQSPPLYHAYTTMTVFLWTQISSEYRFIKALWKQLHGREINYFTKVLAACAVSVFILEYLVNSFTERKLYTWCFLTVGVIAFLYFLKSIPWRSGIPFFVCGACWFLSVFTLMPAEIPDNNNLVIWSGVMIILIGAAGRFLDQHTEGNKFWLTICNSDAKKSKFPMLFQFQALLVGLASVMVSISTSHRTENQELHVWHQIINWSIAGPSMVLPLFSANGLLSRLTSIFLGFAPTFLLLSIGYEAVFYGAFALVLMAWILFENTLIYSSKVKRLSSSFNNMEDNPIVDGRYLQLSDIRIPLTFMVLFNVAFFGTGNFASIASFEISSVYRFITVFSPFLMAALLIFKLFIPFLLVICVFSAITKLNRLPRLGCYFLVILFSDVMTMHFFFLVQNTGSWMEIGNSISHFGIMSAQVVFVLLLFALTNVYTKDICIGSVERSSRKAI; encoded by the exons ATGGGAGGGAGAGAGGTAGAAGAAAGCAGCAGAAGCCGGAAAGTAGTGAACTTAAGCGTGAGGAGAAAATGGCTGAAGACGAAAGAGAAATGGCTTGTAGTCGTCGGCGTCGTTCTTCACGCCGTTTACATGCTCAGCATCTTCGACATCTACTTCAAGTCTCCCATTGTTCACGGCATGGATCTCGTCTCCCCTCGCTTCCCCGCCCCCGCCAAACGCCTCGTCTTACTCGTCG CTGACGGTCTCCGAGCGGACAAGTTCTTCGAGTCCGACGCCGCCGGAAAGTTCAGAGCGCCGTTTCTGAGGAGCGTGATCAAGGAGCGAGGTCGGTGGGGAGTCTCTCATGCTCGGCCGCCGACTGAGTCGAGGCCGGGACACGTGGCGATTATTGCTGGCTTCTATGAGGATCCGAGTGCTGTTACGAAAG GGTGGAAAGCTAATCCTGTTGAATTTGATTCGGTTTTTAACCGGAGCCGGCATACATTTTCGTATGGTAGTCCGGATATAGTTCCGATTTTCTGTGCTGCATTGCCTCACACTACTTGGAACAGTTATCCTCATGATTTTGAAGACTTTGCTACTG ATGCCTCCTTTCTGGATGAGTGGTCGTTTGATCAATTTCAGAGCCTAATGAATAGGTCCAAAGAGGACCCAAAGTTGAACGAGTTACTTTTACAGGATAATCTTGTTGTGTTTTTGCACCTACTTGGTTGTGATTCAAATGGTCATGCACATCGGCCCTTTTCCTCCATCTATCTCAATAATGTTGCGGTTGTTGACAGTATTGCTGAAAGGGTTTATAATCTTCTTGAAGATTACTACAAGGACAATCGTACAGCATATGTATTTACTGCTGATCATGGAATGCATGATAAAG GTAGCCACGGAGATGGACATCCTTCAAACACTGATACTCCCCTTGTTGTTTGGGGAGCAGGTGTTGAACATCCGAAGCCTATTTCCAGCAGCAGCCATGGAGATGGACATTCTGATTGTGGTACTCGTTTTGTTGATGACCATATGCATGACACGCCAACGCCTAAAGAATGGGGCCTTCATGGCATTGAAAGGGTGGATGTCAATCAAGCTGATATCGCACCTCTCATG TCAACACTTCTTGGATTGCCATGTCCTGTAAACTCGGTTGGGAGTTTACCCCTTGATTACATAGACATGAAAAAG ACAGATGAAGTTGAAGCTGTTCTAGCCAATACAAAGCAAGTTCTCAATCAATTTATTCGGAAATCAC AAACGAAGGAGGCAACTTCATTATATTTTAAGCCTTTCAAACCATTGGGCCATTATTCATCCCTCTTGGATCAGATTGAGGATCATATATCTAATGGAGACTATGAAGCTGCAAGGAAACTATCTGAAAATCTCCGAGACTTGGCACTGCAAGGACTTCACTATTTTCAAACTTATGATTGGCTGATGCTCATGACTATAATTATTCTTGGGTATATTGGTTGGATGACCTATATTGTTCTCCATGTGTTGCAATCTTACACGTCATTGGCAGGGGACATATTGACAAAGGAGCAAGCAGATCACCGGACAGATAATACCAGAAAA GTACAACTTTGTGGATGCTTGTTTCTGGGACTACTTAGCATTATACTGTTCATGGAGCAGTCTCCTCCTCTTTACCATGCATACACAACAATGACAGTATTTTTGTGGACACAAATATCTAGTGAATATCGGTTCATAAAAGCATTATGGAAACAGTTACATGGAAGAGAAATAAATTATTTCACAAAAGTTCTAGCCGCTTGTGCTGTCTCAGTATTCATACTTGAATATCTG GTGAATAGCTTCACCGAGAGGAAGCTCTACACATGGTGTTTTCTGACTGTGGGGGTCATAgcctttctttattttttgaagTCAATTCCATGGAGATCTGGGATTCCATTCTTTGTTTGTGGTGCATGCTGGTTCTTATCTGTATTTACTTTGATGCCAGCGGAAATTCCGGATAATAATAATCTAGT AATTTGGAGTGGGGTTATGATTATTTTGATCGGAGCAGCTGGGAGGTTTCTAGATCAGCATACTGAAGGAAACAAATTTTGGCTTACTATCTGTAATAGTGATGCAAAGAAATCCAAGTTCCCCATGCTCTTTCAATTTCAG GCTCTTTTGGTTGGATTAGCATCTGTGATGGTATCAATATCAACATCTCATAGAACGGAGAACCAAGAACTGCATGTCTGGCACCAGATAATAAATTGGTCCATTGCCG GTCCCTCGATGGTACTTCCATTATTTTCAGCAAATGGTCTCTTGTCCCGGCTTACGTCCATATTTCTTGGCTTTGCACCCACATTTCTTCTATTATCTATCGG ATATGAAGCTGTCTTCTATGGTGCTTTTGCTCTTGTACTCATGGCTTGGATACTATTTGAAAACACACTTATTTACTCAAGTAAGGTGAAAAGGTTGTCAAGTTCCTTTAACAATATGGAGGATAATCCCATAGTTGATGGTAGATACTTGCAGCTGTCTGACATCAGAATTCCTTTAACCTTT ATGGTCTTGTTTAATGTTGCCTTCTTCGGAACTGGAAATTTTGCAAGTATCGCAAGTTTCGAAATTTCGTCAGTCTATCGGTTCATTACTGTCTTCAGC CCTTTTCTTATGGCAGCGTTACTCATCTTCAAGCTATTCATTCCATTTCTGCTTGTCAT ATGCGTATTCAGTGCAATAACAAAGCTGAACCGACTTCCACGATTGGGATGCTATTTTCTCGTTATATTGTTTTCAGACGTTATGACTATGCATTTCTTCTTCCTG GTCCAGAATACAGGAAGTTGGATGGAAATTGGTAACAGCATCAGCCATTTTGGAATCATGAGTGCTCAAGTTGTCTTTGTTCTGTTGCTTTTCGCACTCACAAACGTATACACGAAGGATATCTGTATTGGTTCTGTGGAGCGGTCTTCTCGGAAAGCAATTTAA
- the LOC121051672 gene encoding formin-like protein 16 encodes MAFKAALLLLVTSLLVTSTVSDHPLKWDIEDGVGAIVGGITGGALQYGGHGDDYADEPPPPPPPQKTPPPAPVKSPSPTPTSRGNAPAPAPQANAPAPAPQANAPAPPP; translated from the exons ATGGCTTTCAAAGCTGCGCTCCTGTTACTTGTCACTAGTCTTTTGGTGACTTCAACG GTTTCTGATCACCCATTGAAATGGGATATTGAAGACGGAGTGGGTGCAATTGTGGGGGGCATTACTGGTGGCGCGTTG CAATATGGAGGACATGGTGATGATTATGCTGATGAACCTCCG CCGCCACCTCCACCCCAAAAAACACCGCCACCGGCTCCAGTGAAGTCACCATCACCGACTCCGACATCCCGAGGGAATGCACCGGCTCCGGCACCTCAAGCAAATGCACCGGCTCCGGCACCCCAAGCAAATGCACCGGCTCCCCCACCTTGA
- the LOC112186791 gene encoding senescence-associated carboxylesterase 101 isoform X2, protein MPESFKMPIKNRFSSGLESGNLVVNSDPVHQAWCAIEQQRQINPNAEPSLYNEIQPENPIIIAFGTPPGSLQGQEGLVSSKDFAHFEFLCNKSNPVFCINEAAIKLFQSHYSDLLVLKNKLVENSTGKTPPLIIITGQSVGGIIATLFTLWLLEGLNLLKAKRPFCITFGSPLVGDEHLQKCVLEFSTWKYCFLHIVSNQDHTPKIFMSQNTTGAYKPFGTFLLCSASGCACSEDLDFVLEQFATTNSHRAQTQDPNLGFPYGQILEDLKRKALCNVFKSIGTERGPLEASMITQLLAIGAVSPSCMDIDNLVGKMKRHETKLLIQKLKNSDSDNKFNDVKIHMAYLEWYKKESKDKGYGYYDMYRKKEKPADVKVNEYKKKLMNYWEDSVTEIENRPQLEEEAYLRLRWLYGGTTYRRMVEPLHIADYYKDGGENYQTEDGKRPKHFTLLEKLHQEKQEQEEKKKEQEKKKKQETQKQEEKPESGPSKSKRKNVGSSLNDDSCFWARVEEALILLKKGGLTTDDKGKLKEFEDYVWIALKNYAVSPEIFLKKSSFMKWWNEYKEIVESSSSLSHFMKNGGPKEYEEGKFT, encoded by the exons ATGCCAGAAAGCTTTAAGATGCCCATAAAAAACCG GTTTAGCAGCGGCTTAGAATCGGGGAATCTTGTGGTGAACTCTGATCCAGTACACCAGGCATGGTGTGCTATTGAGCAACAAAGACAGATTAATCCAAATGCAGAGCCATCCTTGTACAATGAAATCCAACCAGAAAATCCAATCATCATAGCTTTTGGCACTCCACCTGGCTCTCTTCAGGGACAAGAAGGCTTGGTTTCATCAAAAGATTTTGCTCACTTTGAATTTTTGTGCAACAAAAGCAATCCAGTTTTCTGCATCAATGAAGCAGCAATCAAACTATTTCAGTCACATTATAGTGACCTCCTCGTTCTGAAAAATAAG CTGGTAGAGAATAGCACGGGCAAAACCCCACCATTAATAATCATCACTGGACAATCTGTGGGAGGTATTATAGCTACACTCTTCACCTTATGGTTGCTAGAAGGCCTCAACTTGTTGAAAGCCAAACGCCCCTTTTGCATTACTTTCGGTTCTCCCCTTGTTGGCGATGAACACCTTCAAAAATGTGTGTTAGAATTCTCAACTTGGAAATATTGCTTCTTGCATATAGTCTCCAACCAAGATCATACTCCTAAAATCTTCATGTCCCAAAATACAACTGGTGCTTATAAGCCATTTGGGACATTCTTATTATGCTCGGCTTCGGGTTGTGCTTGCTCTGAGGACCTGGATTTCGTTTTGGAACAATTTGCGACAACCAATTCTCACAGAGCTCAAACTCAAGATCCTAATTTGGGGTTCCCCTATGGACAAATTTTGGAGGATCTCAAGCGCAAGGCATTATGTAATGTTTTCAAGTCCATTGGGACGGAAAGAGGTCCACTTGAAGCTAGCATGATCACACAACTCCTAGCAATTGGAGCAGTCTCACCG TCCTGTATGGATATCGACAATCTGGTTGGGAAGATGAAAAGACATGAAACAAAGTTATTAATTCAGAAGTTGAAGAATTCGGATTCTGACAACAAGTTTAATGATGTTAAAATTCACATGGCCTACTTGGAGTGGTACAAGAAGGAGTCCAAAGATAAAGGTTATGGATACTATGACATGTACAGAAAGAAGGAGAAGCCAGCTGACGTTAAGGTTAACGAGTATAAGAAGAAACTCATGAATTACTGGGAGGACTCTGTCACAGAAATAGAGAACAGGCCTCAGTTAGAAGAAGAAGCTTACTTGCGGCTTCGTTGGCTTTATGGAGGCACAACCTACAGGAGGATGGTTGAACCACTTCACATTGCAGACTATTATAAGGATGGTGGGGAAAATTACCAAACCGAGGATGGGAAAAGGCCTAAACATTTTACTCTGTTGGAGAAATTGCATCAGGAGAAGCAGGagcaagaagagaagaagaaggagcaagaaaagaagaagaagcaggaaacacagaaacaagaagaaaaaccagaaTCTGGCCCAAGCAAATCCAAAAGAAAGAACGTGGGTTCTAGTTTGAATGATGATTCTTGTTTTTGGGCACGTGTTGAGGAAGCTCTCATCTTGTTGAAGAAGGGAGGACTAACTACTGATGACAAAGGGAAGTTGAAAGAGTTTGAGGACTATGTGTGGATTGCTCTCAAGAATTATGCAGTGTCACCTGAGATTTTCTTGAAGAAGAGCAGTTTTATGAAATGGTGGAATGAGTATAAAGAAATTGTTGAAAGCTCCTCATCGCTCTCGCACTTCATGAAAAATGGTGGTCCCAAAGAGTACGAGGAAGGGAAGTTTACCTAG
- the LOC121051671 gene encoding gibberellin-regulated protein 14-like, with protein sequence MAFKAMLILCASVLLVATRVSCYDDNEKVEKKDQSERQSLLGTWLYPRNVPKAPESSPLLPNQPIATLPRSPSPITCAQAKPPASHQPQSLLSMWLYPSIPEAPSPVICAQATPPATSFTPIVNTHRDCMPLCAARCRVEPHRNICRRLCMKCCSRCKCVPPGEYGANMDKCGKCYTDMEYHGHKCP encoded by the exons ATGGCTTTCAAAGCTATGCTCATTCTCTGTGCCTCTGTTCTCCTTGTCGCTACTAGG GTCTCATGCTATGATGATAACGAGAAAGTCGAGAAGAAG GATCAAAGTGAACGCCAAAGTTTACTTGGTACGTGGCTATATCCGCGCAATGTTCCTAAAGCACCCGAATCATCACCGTTACTGCCAAATCAGCCCATTGCTACTCTACCACGGTCGCCCTCGCCGATCACCTGTGCACAAGCAAAACCACCCGCCAGTCACCAGCCCCAAAGTTTATTAAGTATGTGGCTATATCCGAGCATTCCTGAAGCACCCTCGCCAGTCATCTGTGCACAAGCAACACCACCCGCAACATCATTCACTCCCATTGTGAATACTCACAGAG ATTGCATGCCGTTGTGTGCAGCGAGGTGCAGAGTAGAACCACACAGGAATATATGCAGGAGGTTGTGTATGAAGTGCTGTAGCCGGTGCAAATGTGTTCCACCGGGAGAATATGGCGCCAACATGGATAAGTGTGGCAAGTGCTACACTGATATGGAGTATCACGGCCATAAGTGCCCATGA